Within Vigna unguiculata cultivar IT97K-499-35 chromosome 2, ASM411807v1, whole genome shotgun sequence, the genomic segment ggaggaggagcAGCATTAGCCATTTCAGAAGCGCCAGCACTGCAGATTCTAAGTCCTTATACTCTTCCTTAAGTTCAGGGTTTAGAACTCCTCCTTATGTACAGACACCAACCAAGAGCTGCAAGGAATTCAGAACCTTCTCAGACCACAAGCATGCACAGTTCTTGTCAGCAAAGTATAATAATGGACATGCAAGATCAACGACAACCACTTTGCAAAATGAGTTGTTGTGggatgagaagaaaaaaagggaaccaacaacaacaacaacaacaactttGATTGATGATAACAGCCACaatcacaaacacaaacacatgaatggtttatcatcatcatcatcatcagagAAACAAAGGAACAAGGGTAGTCATGAGTCAGTTGAGAAAGATAGGATGTTAGTGGAGAAGGAAATCTCTGAAATCAGGAAGTTCAATGAGGTTGATGATGGTGCAGAAAGTGATTCAAGCTCTGATCTGTTTGAACTGCAAAACTATGACTTGGGATACTATTCAAGTGGTCTACCTGTCTATGAAACTACCAACATGGATAGCATCAAGAGAGGAGCACCAATTTCCAATGGTCCTCTGTGATGCTGTATAACATTCTCTTCCTTCTTAATTGGTTGGTTCATGTTGAACTAGCATGTTAGAAGCTATCAAAAGGAAAAATCTATTAGATTTTGCCTGTTTCCCGCTGGGTTTCATTTCAACTTCTTTCAATACTTTTTTCTCTGTGTGTACAGATTGGAATGTTGGCTTGtcttatctatttttatctCATGTCTTTTCCTTTTGGACCTTTGTTCTAGActgcaaaaacaaaacaaaattttatgcCCTCCATTACTGCCTTCACCATATTCTTACCGTGATTTTAGGTTTAACATGTAATCAAGAGTTTAGTTGCCAATTCTCCCACAATCATTTCATCTGTCCCCCTCTACCAAATCCATCATCTTAGCCTGTGCTTTTTCATTCTACCAAATTTAGATCTCATTCTTCTGAAATAAACAATCATTTACAGAATAAAGTAGACAATATTCAGAATAAAGTTAATGATTGATATCATTAATTAAGTGTACCTGCATAGCATATTCATTTCAATATCTTCCATTAGTTCTATCATCCAACCACTGACAATTCTTACTTTATGATTCTTCATTTTAATGTAATCTAATTCCTGACCGTATAACTTACAGAGTAATATATACTTATATGAACCATTTACTTACATGTACCTATGATCaagagttttatatatatatatgctataATAACAACCTTCTATACATATACCTTTGAGATGGaacaatcatagtaaaaaaCTTAACCTTCAAAGCAACCCTTTTGCTTGCATGCTTGATTTTTATTGGGAATGGAAAGAAAAACACGAAAATGGGGATAATTTATCTCTGTCAAGTTCTGCACGATTCATGATGTTTTTGTGTAACATGATCCATGTTGGGTATGTGTCAAAGGATGTTTCTTTTTTCATAGATTGTTTTCATTTTACAGTATCTATATATCTTTTTCTGATATTTTCTGGCTCTCAATAAGTAAAAACATTCATTCAATAAAgtgttcttaatattttttttttaattttaaagttagcAAAAATGTGTAGAAAAATGTTGAAAGGAGATTTGAAATCATTGTTAGTTTTAtaataagattattttttagggggtttgatttttttgttttaaaagttgCACGGGGGAATCTAAAGTATCTTAGCTTAGGCAGAAATAATTTGGATGCTTACAATTATTTCTTTGCCACATTAAGGTGTTCAATGCAATGGAATGTGGTTGATTAGGGGAATGGGAACTGAAAAAGTTAGAAAATGGATATCTAATCatctcttatttttctttaaactaTGTGTAATAATGTGGATGATGTGACATAATTAGTGTTAAGGTGTGTTCCGCTAATGGTGGATTAATTGAGAACCCTCTAGAAAAGAGAGGCAAAAGAAAATTGTTCCGTACAATGTTTTTACATGTTCTATCAATCTTAGCTTGTTAATTCAATAATTAGGACCTTGATATGCGTAACCAAATGTGTGTTCAATCAAATCAAATGATCAAACATTGGAAAGTCATTGAAATCATGTTaatctaatatattttcatagTGTTTGAAGACAGAATAGAGACAAACATCAAAATTTACCATGCAAAATAGCACGCACATCTTTTTaagctaaaaataaaataaaattcaagagaGATAGTGAGTGAtcttttgaaattagttcacaCTTGCACAATTTCTTAACCTTTGTTCTTGTTGGGTCGTTGACAAATTGCTATAGTTTTTCACCTTCACCTAAACCAGATTTACTTCTTAAACTTCACCTATTGTTATGAATATCTATCTTAGTGTTTCCTCGGTAAAATCCTactttattgattaaaaaagttACTCAAATTATATGTACTAAAGAAATATGGTAGAATTTATTTAgtcaaaatgaaattaaagacaactagtataaagaaataaatgaattatttataagtaattaatttttcttaaaaatacattttttcttgCTCTTCATAAtcaccaaaagaaaaaaaaaacagtaaccTTTTCAGTAGATTTTAACCAccaataaacataaaaaagaaagttcCACGCTTACCtgtcacatatttttttaagaaaccaATTTTTTCAAGTCATTTCTCAgggtttttttcttcttcttcaaaataGTGTAAATTTCAAAGTTTCATATTGTTCACTTTCACTAGTGatacaaaattcaaataatgggtctaattattttatttcaagtcTCTTCTCTTCCCCTTCTCTAAATCACCATTTTCCcctttatttctttctcttcctttaCCTCTTCCACACCAAACAccatcttaaaatttaataaaattttcattagcaagatttcaatgaaaatttaaaattatcacaCCACACCACACTTTATTTTGATATAAGTTGAACTAGAAACCTTACTAATGATTTTCTAAATGCCCCCTATCCTACATCAATTTACTTTAAataggaaaaacaaaaaaacagcAAGATCATGTGGGGTTTcagaatttgtttttattttgaatatcaacaaaaagaaagagatttttagaaaaaaatttgttggGTAGCATTTTCATGAATATGGTTTACAGGTGGAGGCTATGGAGGAGTTAGATGATGGAGTAATTGGGTAGCCTTTTGAAAGAATGATGAAAAGAAATGGTGCATGGGGAACCAAAGGGGTCAATGTGAGGTGGAGGgtccaaacttttcaaaaattcaaCTTCAATTGCATTGCAAAGTTTACTATGTATCTTCAGGCCCTAATGGATTGTCATAGGCTTCAAGGATAAATGATAGGGTTTAGGGTTACCAATGCTCATCTTTATGGaatcttcctttttctttttctacaaaACTTTAACTAATGAATGttcatataaataaatcatgAATTAGGGTTCCAATCACTTTATTAGATAATGTTTATTTCCACACACATGTCATGTTCATCACCTTTGAATTTCACTCTTCCCTAGTAATCTTCTCAACATACATGATTAATTATAAAGAATCTTTTCATGATTTGTCTTTTCATAAAATTCAATTGTTtcctttcatatatatatatatatatatatatatatatatatatatatatatatatatattactatgtgatataatattttttaagtaattttagaatataaaaaaataaaaaaataggaaagttatttaaaaaataatatttcagatgataagaaaaaattgtcaaaatttaattatttaaatattattttttatatgtaaaagaaatttaaatgtgTGTGGAAGGAGTGAATAGTAACagaaatagattaaaaatattgtacagttattaaattatttcttcaaTTTGTCAATCAATATTCTCATAATATAATTGACTTTGAACTAGGGAAAGGGTCATTTGGATGTTTGAAATCTTCAATATAAAAACAGTTTTTGTCTGGACTATAAGCATCTTCTTCAAAATGTATCATCTTCAAGttaacaatttcataaaattagttattaatcaaaaaatgatatttttagtcttttagCGAATGATGAGGTGTATAATTAATTCTCATTAAGTTTTTTCTTGACTTTTAgtcttcaaaaaatttaaaaattgtgtatttggttctgaaaaaatatttatctgtAGTTTCTTTCTACCTTTATTTTGGGTCTTTAAAGTGATTTCTTAAATagttttttcagttttttagcttttaacttcttattttaacaacttttataaaagttaaaaacatacttaagtcagaattaaacataataatgtAATGAATACACACTTTAGACtcacatttaatataaaaaaaatcgtgTATTCAATTTTCACCCggtaaaatataatcaaatcaaTGATGATTAGGTTAGTGTGAGTGAGATTTTGTTTCGGAAGAgaatatttactaatttttgaaaaataaaaaaaggaactATTTTATAGGGTTCATATATTCTCTTAAAATTTTCCTTGATACCTCAAAGATTTTCATAATTtcacataaaagaaaattagaaggTGAAGTAcatagaaaattagaaatacttGTAACATGAGAAACTATTTATATTGCGAATACAATGGTTGTTGTTTATGTAACtacaaattgaaaaagaaaatgatttttaataaagCCATGCGTGGTGCATGTTGATCCCCAACAACACACTCTGCTTTTGGGAACAGAGTGGAAGTGAATTCAATAAAGAGGAAGATGGTTTTGCCAAATAGCCTTtagaaatttcaattttttgacTTTTAGACTCTCTTCTCTGTTTCACCATATTCTAAACCTTACTTTTCTAGATTCTTTCTCTCcctttttattccttttttttttaattcatttaattatcttttgttGAGGGTTAAACTCTCTCTTTCATTCTACatcctattttttcttcttctttttcactaATCAGGTTAAGAAAAATCTAAACTCtattatagttttaaaatatcacaGATTGTGTGATCTCAAAATGgtttttgaattgtataatataaaattttaaaaaatattttgtattgtataatccaaaatgtatttttgaatttaaaaatatattttcctcgGTATAATATAGATGTACATAGAAAATATATCTCTAAacttaacaatatattttaaattctgtaatttaaataattttttacattatacaatccaaaacatatttttaaattgaaaattgtaaatttaaCCCATGTACACTTTAGATTCATTTAATACTCATAACATTTGTTGGACTGAAAAACCCATTTCTTGCTTCCCTccttggtaattttttttttcttaacttccATAGCTTTCTTCTTGTACTcctataatttctttttctcattcttcCCTTTCTGAAAGTTACAATTTGaaagttattttataacttttgaaTTATGCAATctagaagaatttttttttcttaaaagaagaCTTTTGGATTAAAATCTAAAAGTCAATTTTGACTTTTGGATTATACATACAAAATTCATTTCTAacttctaaattataatttcgagagtatttgcaaaaaaaaaaaaaaaaaaaaactttggaaGAAATCTCCTCCCCCATTTGGACTTGAAAGCCCATCCGTGATAATTGGCACGGTACACACATTTTGGACAGAAAGTCCAAAAGACCAAAATGAAAAGAAGTAACTAAAGTAATTGagattcaaatatttattttgaaattacttCACTTTCcacttattttatcttaaaataagtGACAATTAAAACGtaataattaagatataaaaaatatgtgtgttaaaatttgttaagaTTAATCTATCGTACCCATTTTACTTTGTAGAATTTGACTCTTTATCTTccataaacaaaaagaaaaacttgtGTTATTCACTTTGATTCTATGGAAAAAGTCACATACGCTGAAAAAAAATAGCAATTTTAGTTCAAGTAAACTGATTttgtctgaaaaaaaaaagtttgtggCTGTTTTATCGGTTAAGGTTCAAACTTCTGACACCGGTTAGCAAGACTTTTGggaaatttattatatattttttaaattaaaagtatctAACTAAAATACACACCacataaaatttgtatatagaaaaataaattcatgCAAATTTCATGTATGGAAAACTAATTACAAAAAGTTACATTTAGGACATAATCAACTTCCCCCTCTTagatataaaaattagtttgcATTTACACATAAAAATTGAGTCTAGAAGTCACGTGCATGTGTACTTCTgagacataaattttaatttgttatatcaAGTAAATGTctgttttaaatttagaatataagATCATTTTTATCAGATTAATTTGAAAcagttattaataatataagttAGCCATTCTTAAGTTTATTTATCATGAAAAGTTTTTAACATGtttgccaatttttttttctgatttcgTCTCTTCCATTAGTGCATGAATATTTTAAGAAGATAATAcgtataataattttaaattttatttatgtatttagaatttaaatttcttttttcttttctaagttTCTTTCCTGTAAATCAAATCGAACAATGTTGTACATGTATACAATATGCCCAGTGGACTTTTATTGTAATCTGATTTGCATTTAGGATAAAAGTTTATCTAGTTTTAATTATCtctattctttattttctatgCATTTGCATTCTTACTATAggacattttaaaaaagaaaaatttatgttatttttaattatatatttattaagttttaattttgtatattttattttaatttctaaaattgtttAGAAGGATTCTAAAATTGTTTGAagagatttatatatatatatatatatatatatatatatatatatatatatatatatatatatattcaatatgtataatgagaaaaaataagtgagaataattgtattatttttcattattaacatggtatcagagttcTTAATCTTTAGGACTCTAAGTGTATAAAAGTGAACAGACTTAATTGTTATCTAAACCTAATTGTAACATTAATCTCTGCTCACTAAACCTCTGATCTATGTTATGTGTTTCAACCTCCATTATCGTACACAATTGCAGTCTTCATTGTTGTATGTTTATCCTGATCTAGGTGTTTATCAATTATTTTGCAATGACTGGAATTGAAAATGGAAACAAGCCCAAGCTAGAGGAAAGCTATAGAATGTGCATTCAGCCTGTCGAttcaatggaaaaaaaatatctcaaatggCCTTAATATGCTCATGTTGTTGTTCCACAATCATGAGGAGTTAGAAAGAGTAAGATCCTCCCTTAGTAACATGAAAAACCCAATAGGTATGTGTtcattgatatattttggtatATTATGAGTCACCCTTTGATGATTGAATCCTCAATGCACAATTAAGAAAACATTCAGTTCTATCATTGTCGTCTTACACATCCATCATTTCGTGTTATAAAACTTTTGTTTCCTTCTTTGTTTAAggatttgaatttgaatatgcATAATTCTCATTGTGAGGTTTGTGAATTGACAAAACACAAACGTGTTCTGTGTCTTCTTGCTTACAATAAAATAAGCTCTAATCCTTTTTTATCTAGTTCATACTAATGTGTGGGGTCCCTTAATGTTTCAAATATTTCAGGAGTTAAATgatttattactttattaattattgtacAAAGGTAACATGACTTTTTCTCcttaaaaacaaatttgagGTTAGTTATGTTGTTAGGAAATTTGTGGCACtgattaaaaatcaatttgggATGGTTATCAAGAAATTTAGGTCTGATAaagattattttaatcatacattagaccaattttttcaaaatgaatggATAATTCGTGAATCCTCATGTGTTTATACACCTTAACAAATGAAGTTCCTGAATGGAAAAATTGACATCTTTAGAACAAATAAGAGCATTCCCCTTTCAAAAAAATGTTCCAAAAAGATTTTGAGGGAATCCACTCTCACTACCACTTATTTAATTAACAAATTACCCTCTactattttacaattaaaaattccAACGTCAATTTTCAACTCCCATGAATCTTTCTAACTCCATTGTTCCAGTAGATACACTAtccatttttgtcttattttcttCATTGTGTCATTAGTTATaggtgatggattcttgaatctcTGAAAAAATAACACAACTTCATTATGTATGGATATTAatgtttaaagtttgatatgatttctaaatgtgaaagatatatattatttcctCTGCCCAATCACCTCTAATTTCTGCTCAAATATTGGTTTTCATCCAAGACATGACGTAATATCCATATTTCCATGAATATTTCTACTTGTTACACtaaatatgacaaaaaaaataatcatagatTAAGCTCATAAATTGACATGCCAAAATGAATAACTTAAagatgaaaagagttccaaccTTTGGATAGATTACTTGAATTTGGGTTGATCTAGGCTTACccaaaaatctaattaaattggAAACATATGTTAGTAGCAATATATACTAAGTAGATTATATTAGAAAAGTAAGACTTACATTTGTAGCAtgattttcaaatcatttttcatCTTCCTATGCAAAGAACAAAATCAGACAATTATGCATTCTCTTGATTTGATGACCATTAGTTGTCAATGAGACTTATCATGAATCAGAAATAGTTAAATGACTAATTACcattagttcataaaattaCAGTAATACTTACCCATCAATGTAGGATGTAAGGTATATCTCTCTTTGTAACTCAAACATCTATGTTTGCAAATATGTTTGCATTTGCTCAACTATGTTTCTAAGAATTTGGATGGTTTGAGGTTCGATAAATCCATACATGGAAGCCTGACGTTGGTCAATAGTGATTGTGTCCATGTACCTATAATAagacaattaaatataaattaaaaagtagcaatttcaatatttaaataaggaagacaataaaaaaacttacaagcactataattgtatgattaaaatatttatcatctTGTCTCCTGAAATCAACTCTATTGCATCATTTAACAAAATGTACAATGGGACATAACACTAGAGGCCAAATATACTTAACTCTCACTATAGCTCTATTGGTCCTCTTTTCAACTTGATTAAGTTTGTCATGAGCTTTCGTAGAGGATCATCCTCTGTTTCTGCCGTGTCATCATCTTCATGGATAATAGGTTGGCACATCACTTGCTTTTCAGGACGGAAGAACTAATATTAAGATTTTCAAAGGTGTGgatcatttctttgtaaacaataacataaaaatactaAGAATAACAATGTAGTACCTGTGGTCGACCAAAGTAAGGCATTATCAATGCTTTCCAATGGTTATTGTGTGTATATCGTTTCGACCATGGGAAACAAACGAACCTTGAGTCTCTTACTCAACTAAGTCATCTTGCACCACATAATCAAGTTTAATCATAAAGCACATCATATGAACTatggttttgggtttagggtttgtacttactattttttcaaatatcaccTAAGTTGATTGTGATGTGATGTGCTAATCAGACTTAGTTTGAGCAACCTTCCACATCTTGTACCTAGGAGGTATAGGTACTAGGTCAGGAGAATCAAGTTCTAAAGCCTCTACATGAGACTTACTCAAACGTTTCTCCAACAATGTATAGCCACCTTGCAAGAGTACAAGTGATGCATCATTATGCTTTTGTCTTTGTTGGGCTGCTATTCTTTTCTCACTCTAACacataacaaaaattaacaattgtAAATCACAAATGTATGGCTTGTGTGATTATACAAAGCATTTAAGTAACAAACCTACCAATCCTCAAGCTCTTTAGATGCATGAAATTATATCCACTCCTCCTCAATTATGTGGTACTTATTACAAGGACTCTTATGTCGCCTGTctccaaaaatataaagacgTGAGTCATGACTTGAAGTTCCTCCATCTAATGGTTGTGTGAAATAACACcttcttaatttattattgttcgaaatgtcaaaattttgttgttgaaaataaacataaaagatgTTAATGAATTAAGTAAACATATTAAACATTATATCCAATTTTAAGTAAACATATGGAACATACTAGAATATCCTATCATAGGAGGTTCTTCTTTATCCTTATGGCGTCATCCCATGATGCAATCACAATAGAGACATGCCTTTTTGGCAAACACTACTAAATAGCTATGAAAATTTTCTACATTTGGGCTACTAAGTGTACCTGATCGAGGATCAATTCAGTTGTGACATCCGGCAACCGAGTCATAAATATGTTAAGTCTAGTTTTTCTTGATCCAAAGCTCGTCATACCTAAAAACACATTGTTAGTAaatcaagataaaaaaatacaaccaATTAGCTCTATATTATTAGAACAAGGAAAGAAGAATAATTGTAAATgtgacaataataaataaagacctATTAGGGTATTGCTATCTCCCATATGCCTTCATTGTGATCACTTCCAATATGGATGTCATAGGTTATTTCACTGACATCCACTTgaatggttcttgatgagaaaaACATTGTCTCAAGTATATCTAGAGAGTCTTCATCATGATTTTCGTGCATGTTTTGTCCTTCCAATATGACTGATAATATTGGCTGGATTAGTGACATAGAAGATTTGTCTTGCTTCACTAGCCATAATAAATGGTTCATTTGTATAATTCATCTTATTAAGATCCACCAAAGAGAAACTGAGGTCATCCGTCCCAACTATATAACTCATTATAGTGAATTTGAATAGATGATCACACATTCTGTCTATGTTCTGACGTATTGGATCAAGACAACGAGTACAAGTATAAAAACATGTCTTGTTCACAAAGATTGTGTGTTTTTGAGCATATTGCAAGAACATAGAAATCCCTTTTCCCTACTTTTCACTGATGTGATGTTCATTCATCCATCTTTAATCCATACAACGTTCTTAACAAACTCCATCAATCTCAAATTTTTAACTCTCACAACTATTCATtcggaaaaaatatttttcataatttgttaaCACGTATACGAAGAAGTCTGAcatcataaatttaataaatttttgaaaacatttcgCATTGGTCTCTAAAGTACATAAAATGAAGGTGATTATTCATGACCACAATCAAGGATGTATTTGAAGAACAACATGAAATGGTCTTAAccgaaattttattaaatttatgcataaacTTCGATGTATACGTTATAGCGAATTATGAAAAGTAATTTTTCCAAACTGTTCAATtagacaattcaagatttaatacaaatgattaaattttaatcatttgtacTAAATCTCAAACAAGAACAACACAAAATGGTCTCAACcgaaatattatcaaatttatgcatAACTCCAATGTACACATGAtatcaaattatgaaaaataaattttccaaacTATCTtatcaaaaaattcaagatttaatacaaacaaTTAAAGTTAAGTCATTTGTACGAAATCTCAAACTGAAAATAAGGTTCGCTCAgtgtttaacaaaaattataataaatcttagTATAAAATGATAATGCACCGATAACATTCAAAAatccaataaatataaaattagttaaggaactaataataaatctaaatttgatactaaaaatattctaaaagtttaaacaaataaaaattccaaaaagccctactaaaagaaatttctaagacaaaacaaaaatgggaaagaaaaaaacataacaattgGCAAAACATGCAATCAATAAGAGACAAAGTGCAATGGCGGATATCAAAACTAACTTGGTAGTGAAACCAAAGTTGAGAACGAAGTCGGATGGAGGGTGGCCTTACAGCCCTAGTTGTCATTTCTAGAATATGACCTCGTCGTCGATGGAATGTGGCCTTAGGGCCTTGTCGCTACCATTAGAATGTGGGGCGTCGTCACCGTCGCTGGAGGTTGGATTTAATCCTTCAAAGCACAATGCATAATGAAATGAAAGCCAAAACCAATcagtaaaatgaaaaaaatatatccaTAAATGAAAGCGAAACAAGAACGTGAGTGAAATGAATGAAAACTCACCTATGAGCTTCTAGTGTGCTGACCTTGAATGGGTGACATTATAAGCCATTTTATGTTAGTGCCTATGGTTGAGTTTATATTTCTAAATCTGCtattcaaaagaaataaaataatattactaaaaCTGAACCTACTGAGAGAATGAGTGGTAAATCAAAATCTTCCTAAAATTGAATAAGGTCAACACATTCCATCCATATTGAAAAGGCTATTCCAGGATATGCTTAGGTTCAAGAATTCAACATGTAACCATTACAAGAGGTGGATATATCTAAACCTGTAAATCCTAATTCTACTAACCATGATGAATCTCCTTGTGATGTTGTTAtg encodes:
- the LOC114171292 gene encoding protein BIG GRAIN 1-like E, which gives rise to MSIAGLMDPEINHNKSFHRRNDSGELDVFEAARYFSGYSEVVGYTASTFTQKMMREERHHAHRARISLDMPMRSLLPQQFHGMEKQIMKEKKHKQPSSPGGRLASFLNSLFSQSASKKKKSKSSSQSMKDEDESPGGRRRRRSSISHFRSASTADSKSLYSSLSSGFRTPPYVQTPTKSCKEFRTFSDHKHAQFLSAKYNNGHARSTTTTLQNELLWDEKKKREPTTTTTTTLIDDNSHNHKHKHMNGLSSSSSSEKQRNKGSHESVEKDRMLVEKEISEIRKFNEVDDGAESDSSSDLFELQNYDLGYYSSGLPVYETTNMDSIKRGAPISNGPL